The following is a genomic window from Citrifermentans bemidjiense Bem.
CAGCGAATTCTTCCTCTACTGGTACCAGGTGCGCGGCAAGAGCCTCTCCGAGGAATTCTCGCTCAAGGGGCAGCAGATTCTGAACTCGGTATTGCACCGGCGCCGCGACGCCTCCTTCATCAGGGTTTCCATCCCCTTCCAGGGGGATGAGCGGCAGGCCAAGGCCGTAGGGGAGCGCTTCGTAAAGGAGTTCCTCCCGGCGATACGGACCTTCCTGCCGAGCTGAGCCTCCCGGCGCGGCTCTCCATCTGCCTCATGGCGATGGCGGCGCGGGTAGGGCGGCAATGGAACTGCAGCGCGATAAATTCATTTTGGCGGCCTTGGTGCCGCAATTTCAGGAGGACGACTTGACGGTAGAGCGCATTGTCTCAGTGGTAGGGCTAGGGTACGTGGGGCTTCCGGTAGCGGTTGCCTTCGGCAAGGTGCGCCGCGCCATAGGCTTCGACATCAATGGCACCAGGATCAAGGAGCTGTGCGAGGGGTACGACCGGACCGCCGAGGTGGAGGCGGGGGATCTGGCTCAAGCGGACATCCTGTTCACCGACCGGGTCGAGGACCTGGCTCAGGCCAATTTCCACATCGTGGCGGTCCCGACCCCCATCGACGAGGCGAACCAGCCGGACCTGAGCCTCGTCTGCCGGGCCAGCGAGACCGTGGGGAAGGCGCTTAAAAAGGGCGACATCGTGGTCTACGAATCCACCGTCTACCCGGGGGTAACCGAGGACGAATGCGTCCCGGTCCTGGAGCGGGTCTCCGGCCTCAAAGGCGGTATCGACTTCAAGGTGGGATACAGCCCGGAGCGGATCAACCCCGGCGACAAGGAGCACACCTTCACCAAGATCAAGAAGGTGGTCTCCGGCCAGGACAGTGAGACCCTGGAGGTGGTGGCGGAGGTCTACAGCTCGGTGGTGACGGCGGGGGTGTTCCGCGCCTCCTCCATCAAGGTGGCGGAAGCGGCCAAGGTGATCGAGAACACCCAGCGCGACCTGAACATCGCCCTCATGAACGAACTGGCGCTCATCTTCGACCGCCTGGGGATCGACACCTCCGAGGTGCTGGCGGCAGCCGGGAGCAAGTGGAACTTCCTCAAGTTCTCCCCCGGTCTGGTCGGCGGGCACTGCATCGGCGTCGACCCTTACTACCTCACCCACAAGGCGGAGAAGTTAGGCTACATCCCGCAGGTGATCCTGGCGGGGCGGCGCATCAACGACGGCATGGGGAAATTCGTGGCGCAGCGCGCCGTGAAGGAGATCATCAGGGCCGGGCACCCGGTGCTGAACGCGGTGGTCACGGTGCTGGGGATCACCTTCAAGGAAAACTGCCCCGACATCAGGAACTCCAAGGTCATCGACATCGTCAAGGAGCTCAAGGATTACGGGATGCAGGTCCAGGTCTGCGATCCTATGGCCGACCCGGAGGAGACGCTGCACGAGTACGGGGTGCGGCTCACCCCGAGGGAGCAGTTAAAGCCCGCAGTGGCGGTGGTGGCCGCCGTGGCCCACGCTGAATTCGCCTCCCTCGCGGCACCTGAACTCTTGGCGCTCATGGGTCCCAACCCGGTCTTGATCGACGTGAAGAGCATGTTCGACCGGGAGCGGGTTGAAGAGGCCGGTGTCAAGGTCTGGGCGTTATAAAGGGTTGAATCCCAGAGGGGAACATGGCGCTTTCGCTTGTTGCGATCATCTTGCTTTTGTTTGCCATGCTGAGGATAATCCGGCTGGAGCGCAAAAGCGCCTGCCGCACCTTATTGGCCATCCCCTTTTGCGCCGTCGCCTTCCTGGAGTTCTTCGACTTTGCGGCGCTGTACCAGTTCTTCCCCGAGGTGGACTGGAAGCGGTTGTCGCTTGGGGTCGAGGCGCTGCTCCCGGCGCTTTGGCTGCTGGTGAGCCTCACCTATGCCCGGGACCTGCCCGAACGCGGGCTTTCGCGCTCGACCCGCCTGATGCTCGCCGGCGCCTTCGCTTTGGTCCTGGTCCCCGTCTTGATGCCGGGGGAGGCTCTTTACTACGCTCCCGACTTCCCTCTGGAGCGGATGCTTTTTCTCACCGACGTCGGGTACTACTTCTACGTCGCGATGCTGGTCCTTTTGGTGGTGGCGCTCATGAACCTCGAGTCCACCCTGGTGAACGCCTCCTCCGAGGCGCTTTGGCGCGTTAAGCTCGACATCGTGGCGCTGGGCTCCGTGCTCGCCGTCTGCGTCTTCTACTACACCAACGCGCTCTTGTACCGCTCGCTCAACATGGAGCTGGTTCCCCTGCGCTCGCTTGTTTCCATCATCGCCGCGCTGATGATCGTCTACTCGCGCACCCACTGGAGGGGAACGGCGCAGGTGAAGGTCTCGCAGGCGGTCCTTTTGAAGTCCGTTGTCCTCACCGTAATCGCCGGGTATCTGTTGCTCCTGGGGTCCATCGGTGAGGGGATGAAGTACTTCGGCGCGCTCTTTCCCCGCGTGCTCGCCCTGTCGCTTGGGTTCATCGCGGGGATGCTCCTGCTCCTTTTGCTCCTCTCCGAGCGCGCCCAAAGGGAGCTGAAGGTCTTCCTCCATAAGCACTTCTACCAGAGCAAGTACGACTACCGGGCCCAGTGGCTGGGGCTCACCGAACGCCTGGCCAATTTCGAGAGCGGCGACGGGCTTTTGAGGCTGGTCCTCTCCGCCTACTGCGACATCTTCGGAGTGAGGGGGGGGGCGCTGTTCCTGCACCAGGACGGGTGCGGCTGGTTCTGCGCCACTGGGATCCAGGAGCTGGAAGAGGTCAGGGTAACCATCGCCGCCGACAACCCGCTCATCGCCTATCTGCGCGACCGCCGCTGGGTCTTTTGCAGCCGGGACGACAACCCGGAGATCCTGGAGGCCAACTGCCGCTGGCTTAGGGAACTGAAGGTGAGCTTCGCCATCCCTCTTTTCGAGGGGGAGGCGCTAACCGGTTTCATCGTTTTGGGCGAGCAGGTGGTTCCGGACGAAGAGTACCGCTACGAGGATTACGACCTGATGAAGGCGATCGCGCGCCAGGCCTCGGTGGCGATACAGCACCAGCGCCTCTCCGAGCAACTCACCCAGGCGAAAGCGATGGAGGCGGTGGGGAATCTGGCCACTTTCGTGGTGCACGACCTGAAAAACCTGGCGGCCACCGTATCGCTCGTGGTGGAAAACGCCCGGGAGCACCTGGACAACCCCGAGTTCCAAAAGGACATGCTCTCAAGCCTCGGCAACACCACGAGGAAGATGCACACGCTCATAGGCCGCCTGCGAAACCTCGGCGAGAGCGAACTCTTGCACATGCGCCCCGTAGACCTGCTGGCGTTGGCCCGGCACTCGGCGCGCCAGGTGCAGGGGAGGGCGGTCACGGTGCAGGGGACGCCGGAGAAGGTCATAGGCGACGAGGAAGAATTGGAGAAGGTGCTTTTGAACCTCTTCCTGAACGCGGTGGAGGCTTCCGAGCCGGGGACCCAGATCGTGGCGGAGGTGGGATGCGCGGACTCCCCCTACCTCAAGGTGTCGGACAGCGGCTGCGGCATGTCGCCGCTTTTCATACGGAACGAACTTTTTGCACCGTTCAAGACCACGAAGCAGGCGGGGCTCGGCATCGGGCTCTACCAGTGCCGGCAGATCGTGGCGGCGCACGGCGGCAGGATCGAGGTATGCAGCGTAGAGGGGGAGGGGACCGTGTTCACGGTATGGTTCCCGTCCCCTGCGCTAGGCGCGGAACGGGTCATCACACAGCCGGCATGAGGGGGTGGTAGTGAAAAAACTATTGATTGTCGACGACAACGACGATATCAGGCAGCAGTTGAAGTGGGGCCTGAACCAGGAATTCCAGGTGCTTTTGGCGGCCGATGGCAGAGAGGCGCTGCAGCAGTTCAAAAGCGAGAAGCCCGACGTGGTGGTGCTCGACCTGGGCCTTCCCCCCTACGCCGACAGTTCGGTGGAGGGGTTCCGCTGCCTGGACGAGATGCTCGGGCTGAACCCGGCGGCGAAGGTGATCATGCTGACCGGGAACAACGAACGGGAAAACGCCTTGAAGGCGATGCGCATGGGGGCCTTCGACTTTTACGCCAAGCCCCCGGTTTTGAGCGAGCTGAAGGTGATCATCACCCGCGCCTTTCACCTGGCCAACATCGACGAGCAGAACCTGAGGCAGGTATCGTCCCAGAGCGAGGACGGCGAGCAGTGGGGCATGGTCGGCTCCTGCCCCGAGATGCAGGCCGTCTTTCACACCATCCGCAAGGTTGCCGGCTCCAACGCCCCGATCCTCATCACCGGCGAAAGCGGCACCGGAAAGGAACTGGTGGCGGGCGCCATCCACGAGGCGAGCTCTCGCAACAAGGGGCCGCTGGTGGCCATCAACTGCGGCGCTATTCCCGAGAACCTCCTGGAGAGCGAGCTCTTCGGCCACGAGAAGGGGGCCTTCACCGGCGCCCACGCAGCGGTCAGGGGGAAGCTCCAGTTCGCCCACAAAGGGACGCTCTTTCTCGATGAAATAGGCGAGCTCCCGGTGAACCTCCAGGTGAAGCTTTTGCGCTTCTTGCAGGAGGGGACCATCCAGCGGGTCGGGGGGCGGGAGGAAATCGCCATCGACGCCCGCACCACCTGCGCCACCAACGTGGACATCGCCAAGGCGATCGAGGAAGGGCGCTTTAGGGAGGACCTCTACTACCGCATCGGGGTGATCAACATCAAGCTGCCTCCCTTGCGCGAACGCGGCGACGACATCCTCCTGATCGCGGAGAACTTCCTGCGGCTCTACTGCAAAGAGAACAAGAAGAAGACGGTCCGCTTCTCCACCGCCGCCGTCGCTTTCCTCAAGCGCCACAACTGGCCCGGCAACGTGCGCGAGCTGAAGAACCGGGTACAGCGCGCGGTGATCATGTGCGACGGCGCGAGCATAGGACCGCTCGACCTTGGCTGCGACGTGGAGCCTGCGGCGATGCCGGTTCCCTCCGGTGACGGGGTCTCGCTGAAGGCCGCCCGCGAGCGGATGGAGCGCGAGATGATACAGCAGGCGATCGAGCGCCAGCAGGGGAATATCATGAAGGCGGCCGAGGAACTCGGGGTGAGCCGCCCGACGCTGTACGACCTGATGAAGAAGCTCTCCATCCACCCGTAGGCAGACGAAGAAAGGTAACGCATGAGCGTCAATGGGAACCTGGCCGAGCGCGTGCAGCAGGAATCCGCTTTTCTGGCAGGCGTCGTCTCCGCGGTGGAAAACGTGGTCGTGGGGCAGCGCCCGCTCATCGAACGGATCCTGGTCGCGCTTTTGTCCAACGGCCACCTCCTGATCGAGGGGGTTCCGGGGCTCGCCAAGACCACCCTGGTCAAGACCCTCGCCTCCCTGATCGACGCCCGGTTCCAGCGCATCCAGTTCACTCCCGACCTCCTTCCCGCCGACCTTTTGGGGACCCTGGTGTACAACCCGCGCGAGGGCGATTTCACTACCCGCAAGGGGCCGATCTTCACCAACATCCTCCTCGCTGACGAGATCAACCGCGCCCCCGCCAAGGTGCACAGCGCGCTCCTGGAAGCGATGGAGGAGCGCCAGGTGACCATCAGCGACAGCTCCTACCCGCTTTCCGAGCCGTTCCTGGTCATGGCTACCCAGAACCCCATCGAGCAGGAGGGGACCTACCCGCTCCCCGAGGCGCAGATGGACCGCTTCATGCTCAAGGCGAAGGTGGGATACCCCAGCCGCGCCGACGAGCTGGAGATCATGCGCCGCACCGCCCGCACCTCCCGCAGCTTTTCCGCCGCACCTCTCATCCACCCCGACGACATCCTGCGCGCCCGGGCGCTGGTGGACGACATCTACCTGGACCCGAAGATCGAGAAGTACATCCTCGACCTGGTGCTCGCCACCCGCGACCCGGAAAGCTACGGCTTCGCCGATCTCGCCGGCCTCATCGCCTACGGTGCCTCGCCCAGAGCGAGCATCTACCTCTGCATCGCCTCCCGCGCCCTGGCCCTTTTGCGCGGCCGAGGCTACGTGGTGCCGCAGGACGTGAAGGAGATAGGGCCGGATCTCTTGCGCCACCGCATCATTGTGAGCTACGAGGCGGACGCCCAGGGGGTGGGGGTGGAGGGGATCGTGGAAGAGCTCTTTTCCCGGACCGAGGTGCCATGACCGCCCAGGCTCCCTCCCCAGACCAGCTGCGCCGCCTGCGGGTACTTTCCTCCCGCCTGGTTACCGGGCTCTTCGCCGGGGAGTACCGGAGCGTCTTTAAGGGGAGGGGGATGGAGTTCGAAGGCGTGCGGGAGTACCAGCCCGGGGACGACGTCCGCAACATCGACTGGAACGTGACGGCGCGCGCCGGTCGTCCCTTTCTGAAGCAGTTCGTCGAGGAGCGCGAGCTGAACCTGATGCTCCTGGTGGATCGTTCCGCCTCGCTTGCCTGTCCCACACCCCGCGGCGCCAAGAGCCGCCTCGCCGCCGAGGCAGCCGCGCTTTTGGCCCTGGCCGCCGCGAAGAGCAACGACCGGGTCGGCCTAATCACCTGCAGCGACCGGGTGGAGAGCTTCATTCCCCCAGCCAAGGGGGCGCGCCAGGCGCAGCGCATCGTCGCCTCCCTTAGCTGCAACGCTTCTTCCGGCGGCGGCACCGACCTGGCAGCCGCGCTCGATTACCTGGCGCGGGTCGCCCGCCGCGCCGGCACCCTCTGCATCGTTTCCGACTTTCTCTCCCCCGATTTCAGCCGCGAACTCGCCGCCGTCGCTCGCCGCCACGAGGTGGTGGCGCTGGTCGTCACCGACCCCTCCGACTTCGAGCTTCCGAACGGAGGGCTCCTGGACCTCAGCGACGAGGAGAGCGGGAGGTGCAGCCTGATCGACAGCGCGAGCCCCAAGGTGCGGCGCTTCTTTCGGGAAGCCGCGCTGGAGAGGCGCGCAAGGCTCCTGGAGTCGTTCGCCTCCCTCGGCGTGAAGCACCTGGAGCTTTCCACCACTGAGCCGCCGCTGCACGCCCTGGTCCGTTTCTTCCAGGGGAACCGCCGCCAGGGGAGGCGCTGAAGTGAGCGCCGGCCTCTATGCAGCGCTTGCCGCAGCGCCCCTTTCGGCGACGCTTGCCTCGCTGAGGGGGCCGCTCCCGGCGCCTGAGGCGCCCCCTTTCACGCTTACCCTTCTTTACCTCGCCCTCAGTGCGTTCATTGTCATCGCCTGGCGCCGCCGCAAAAGGCTCCCCCCCGCCGGCGCGGCTCTCCCTGCCGATGCCCCCGAGACGCTGCCGCTACTGGAGGAGGTCGCAACGCGCTTCGAAGCGGGGCAGTTCTCCCCCGAGGAACTCTGTATCATTCTCGCTTCCCTGGCCCGGGTCAGCCTTTCGCAGCGCACCGGCCTTCCCGCCAGTCGCCTGACCAGCGCGGAACTGCTGGAACAGGCTGAAGCCTCGGGGCTCCTCACCCCTATCGAACTGGGACAGGCGGCCGAGCTCTTCCAGCTCTGCGACCGGGTGAAGTTCGCCGCCGAACTGCCCGATGATGAACGGGCGCGGCGCTCGCTGGAACTCGCACGCCTGCTCTTTACCCCCTCCGGGAGCAAGCCATGAGGTTCCACGACCCGCAGCTGCTGTTTCTCTTGGCCCTCCTGGTCCCCTTGTTCGTCTGGATCCGCCGCAGCGAAGGCCGCCGACCCGCTCTTCCACTGAGCGCCGCGTTTGCGGGGGAACCGCTTCCCGAAACGCTCCGCTCGCGCCTGGCACGCCTCCTTCCTTATCTCCGCCTGGCGGTTCTGGCGCTGGGGATAGTCGCCCTTGCCCGCCCCCAGGCGGTCGCTCGGGAGAGCCAGGTGCAAAGCCGAGGGATGGACCTGGTGCTGGCGCTCGATCTCTCCACCAGCATGCTTGCCGAGGAACAGGGGCGCGAGGGGAGGGGGGAGAATCGCCTGGCTGCGGCCAAACGGGTGCTGTCGGAGTTCATCGGCGCACGCAAGCAGGACCGGATCGGCCTCGTTGCCTTCGCCGGGCGCCCCTATCCGGCGGCCCCGCTCACCTCGGACCACCAGTGGCTGCAGGGGATAGTGGAGCGGCTCGATACCAACTCGGTCGAGGACGGGACCGCTCTGGGCGACGCCATCCTCGCCGGGGTCAACCGGCTGCGCCAGCGCCCTGCCGAAGGCCGCGCCCTCATCCTCATCACCGACGGCCGCAATAACGCAGGAGCGGAGCCACAACTGGCGGCGCAGGCGGCGAAGGCCCTGGGGATAAGGGTCCACGCCATCGGCATCGGTTCGCGCGGCAGCGCCGTGATCCCCGTCCCGTCCCCCTTGGGCGGAACCATCTACCGGCGGCTCGACGCGGACCTCGACGCCGCGACCCTAAAGGGGGTGGCCGAGATCACCGGCGGCCGCTACTTCGAGGCCGGTGACGCGACGGTCCTCTCCAGGGTCTTCGCCGAAATCGACCGACTGGAGCGGACCCCCGTCAAGGAGAAGGTTTTCTTCAGCTACGCCGAACTGTTCCGGCCGCTTCTCGCCGCAGCGCTCCTCCTGTTTCTGGCCGAGATGCTCCTTCGCGGCGGGTGGCTCAGGAGGAGCTGCTGATGGAATGGGGCGCACCGGGATACCTCTGGCTGCTGCTCGCCGGAGCGCCGCTTTCCTTGCTCGCGCTTGGCTCCGCGCGGCGGGCGCGCCTTTTGCGGCAGGAGCTGACCGGCGGCCGTCAGGAGAAGGTGGTTGATTTTCTCCCCTGGGGCGTCGCTGCCGCCGCCATGATGCTCCTGGTCGCGGCCCTGGCCGGTCCCCGTTTCGGCGAGGAACCGCGCGAGCGGCTGGCGCAGGGAGGAGACATCCTGTTTCTCCTGGACACCTCCAAGAGCATGCTCACCCGGGATCTCGGCCAAAGCCGGCTTGCCGCCGCCAAGGAGGCGGTGCGGCAGGCTATGGCAGGGCTAAAGGGGGAGCGGGTGGGACTTGTCGTCTTCGCCGGGAGCGCCTTCCTGGTCTGCCCGCTCACCACCGACTATGCGCTTTTCGATCAAGTGCTCAAGGAGGCGGGGGAGGAGACCCTGCCTCTTCCCGGGACCTCGCTTGCCGCAGCGCTCAAAGAGGCGCGCCGTGCATTGCAAGGTGAGGGTGATGAGCCGAAGGTCGTGGTGCTTTTAAGCGACGGCGAAGACCATGAAGGTGAATACGTTGCCGCCGCTCGCGCCCTGAACGCAGCGGGGGTGAAGCTTTACGCCGTCGCCGCCGGAACCTTGCCGGGGGGACCGATCCCGCTTCCGGGGGGCGGGGTCCAGAAGGATCGGGACGGCAGCTTCGTGCTCAGCCGGCTGCGCCCCGAAACGCTGCGGGAGGCGGCTCAAGCGGGGGGAGGGGAGATGGTCGACATCGCAGCGCTTCCCGCCCGGCTCGCCACCCTGCCGCTGCAAAAGAGCGCAGCCAAACCGGCGTCGAGCCGGCAGACCCAGCGGGAACGTTTCCAGGTCCCGCTCGCGCTCGCGCTCGCGCTCGCGCTCTTGTGCGCAGAGCCGCTTCTTCTCTTCCGGGGTAGGCCATGAGACACAAACTTTCAGCCGTTCTCCTTGTTCTTATCTTCCTGACCGGGCTCTATCCCGTGCTGCGCCATGACCTCTTCCACTTCGCCTGGCGGCAAGGGAGGGAGGCGCTGTCCCGCGGCGACAACGAGCGGGGCCTAGCCGCCTTTGCCTGGGCCGAAAGGATGCGCGGGGGCGAGCCTCTTCTTGCCTACGACGCCGGCGTCGCCTTCTACCGGGCTGGGGAGTACGCCCAAGCCTTAGAGCGTTTTTCCGCCGCTAGCGCCGCCGGCGATCCCGGCTTGAAAGAAGCCGCGCTCTACAACAGAGGGAACGCCGCGGTCAAGGAAGCGGAAAGAAAAGGGGGCGATGCCTCTGGCGCCGCGGCGCTGCTGCGGCAGGCGGAGACGAGCTACCGTCAGGCGATGGAGTTGAACCCGCGCGCCGTGGACGCGAAGCGCAACCTGGAACTGGTCCGCGTGCGGCTTCAAGCGCTCGACGCCGCGAAAGTCGGCGCCCCCGGGATGAAATCGCGCGGCAGTTCGGCAGAGCCGCAGGCCGCAAGCCGAGATTGGCAGGGGGGAGAGCAGGGGAAAGAACAGGGAGCAAAGAGCCGCGGCAACAGGGCCGGGGAGGAGTCGGACCAGGCGGCGCGGCACGGGCGGCGCGCGGCGGAGATGTCCCGGGAGGATGCCGAGCGCCTCTTAGCCGAGGAGCGCGGGCGTGAGACGCTGGTGCCGCAGGTTTTGGGTGCCGGCGGCAAGGGGCGCCATGCCCCCGCCGGGAAGGAGTGGTGAAGATGAGATTCCCGCTTCTTTCGCTCTGCCTCATGGCGCTCATGAGCCCGGCGGCGGCAGGCGCCGAGGAGGCCGGCCCCGCCGCAGAACCGCTCCGTCTCGAACTGAAGCTGGCAAGGGCGCGGGTCTACCCGCGCATGCCGGTCCCGGTGACGGTAAGGCTCATGGTGCGGGATGCGCAGTTGCGCGGGATAGGCTACCCCCGGCTTTCCCACCGCACTTTGCAGGTGGGGGAGTTCTCGCTTCCCGCGAAGCGCGAGCTGGTTTTGGAGGGGGCCACTTACACCGCCTACGACTTCACCACCGTAGTCAGCGCCAGGCAAAGCGGGAGCTACCGTTTGGGCCCGGCCGAGCTGGAAGCCGAACTACTCTCCCCGGCGTCCGGCGCGGCGGCCTTTTTCGGCGCCACCGAATCGAAGCCGGTCGCGCTCAAGTCGCAGCCGCTTGCCCTCACCGTGCTCCCCGTCCCGATGCAGGGGCGCCCGGACGGCTTTACCGGCGCAGTCGGGCGCTTCACGGTGAGCGTATCAGCCCGCCCCCGCGAAGTGAGCGCCGGCGACCCGATCACCGTGCGCACCGTGATAAGGGGGGAAGGGGCCGAGCGCGAATTCTCCTGCCGCCCCATCGAGGCCCGCGGCTTCAGGGGGTATCCCCCTGTTCAGGAAAAAGGGGCGGGGGAGCTTGTCTGCGAACAGCTTATGGTGCCGGAGACCGGGGGCGCGGTGGAGATTCCCCCGGTCCGGATCAGCTTCTTCAACCCCTCCGCGGGGCGTTTCGGCACGGCCCAAAGCGAGGCGCTAGCGCTTAAGGTGCGCCCTGCCGCAGCCGCTGCTGCTGCCCTGTCTGACGGGTCTGACAGGTCCGACAGGTCCGACAGGTCCGACAGGTCCGACAGGTCCGACAAGTCCGACAAGTCCGACAAGTCCGACCGAACAGGCGCCTTCTGGCTGGCGCTTTCCGCTCTCGCGGCGCTCGCAGCTGCCGTCTTACTCTGCAGGAGGCTGCGCCGACAGACGCCGCCGTCCGGCGACGGCAGGCAGGGCTGGCTTGCCGCGGCCCGCTCGGCACACGCCTCCGGCGACGCGAGCGCCTTTTATAGCGCCGCCTTCAGGCTGCTGCAGCGGGTGGGGGGGGAGCGCCAGGGGCTCCCCGCGGCGGGCTGGACCGGCCCGCTGCCGGAGGGTGCGTTCGGCCGGGAGCAGCAGGAGAGCCTTGCCGCGCTCCTTGCGCGCTGCGACCGGGTCCGTTACGGCGGAGAGATCCCGCAGCCCGAGCAGATGGCCGCGGATCTGCTTCTCCTGGAGCAAGCGGAGGGTCCTTCAACGGCATGGGAAAATATTTGACATTGAATAATGCTTACCGTTTAATGTGTAACGCAGCCTTCCCTTTTTAATTGTGCCAACGCGGCGCCCTTTCTTTTTTCGGCGTATCTAGCCGTCTCGTCAGGAGGACCGTCATGAAGAAACTCTCCTTGCTCATGTTGTCTGTCGTCATCGCCGCCACGGTCCTCATTCCCCCCGCTTTCGCCGCCGAAAAACAAAAGAGTGTAGCCGTCTCCAAGCAGGACCTCTCGCTGAAGCTGGAGGTTGAGAACGCCATCGGCAAGGGGCTCTCCTGGCTCGCCTTGCGCCAGAATTCGGCGGGGCATTGGTCCCAGCCGGAATACCCGGCGCTCTCGGCCCTGGTGCTCACTTCCTTCCAGGGGGACCCGTCTGGGTTTTACAAACGGAAGTACGAGCCGCAGATCGGCAAGGGGTACCGCTACCTCCTCTCCAACGTCAGGCCCGACGGCGGCATCTACGGCAAGGATCTCGCCAACTACAACACCTCCATCTCCATGATGGCGCTCCTTATGTCCAACAACCCCGAGTACGAGCCGGTTCTCAAAAGGGCCCGCGGCTTCCTGGTCGGGCTCCAGGACAAGAGGGGTGACCAGTTCGACGGCGGCATCGGCTATGGCGGCAGCTACAAGAACTCGGACATCGTCAACACCTCTTTCGCCCTGGAGGCGCTGCACTACACCCGCTACCTGAAGAGCGACGTGGCGGGGGAGGCCGAGGACCTGGACTGGAAGGCGGTGGTGAAGTTCATCTCCCGCACCCAGAACCTCCCCGGCTATAACGACCAGAAGTGGGTCACCGGCGACGCCGAAAACCGCGGCGGGTTCGTCTATTTCCCCGGCGACTCGAAGGCAGGCGACAAACTCCTCCCCGACGGCCGGGTGGCGCTCCGCTCCTACGGCAGCGGCTCCTATGCCGGGCTTTTGAGTTACATCTACGCGCAGATGGACAAGAACGACCCCCGCGTGAAAGAGGTCTACAACTGGCTCAGCGCGAACTATACGCTTGAGGAAAATCCGGGGATGGGGCAGGAAGGGCTTTACTACTACTACCACACCATGGCCAAGGCCCTGAGCACCTACGGCGTGGACAGCATCAAGCTCAAAAACGGCAAGACCGTCAACTGGCGCACCGACCTGGCCAAGCGCTTCCTCGACCTACAGAAGGAGGACGGCTCCTGGGTGAACCCCACCGGCCGCTGGTGGGAGAGGGATCCGGTCCTGGTCACCTCCTATTCCGTGCTCACCCTGGAGATCCTGTACCGGGGACTGTGAT
Proteins encoded in this region:
- a CDS encoding VWA domain-containing protein: MEWGAPGYLWLLLAGAPLSLLALGSARRARLLRQELTGGRQEKVVDFLPWGVAAAAMMLLVAALAGPRFGEEPRERLAQGGDILFLLDTSKSMLTRDLGQSRLAAAKEAVRQAMAGLKGERVGLVVFAGSAFLVCPLTTDYALFDQVLKEAGEETLPLPGTSLAAALKEARRALQGEGDEPKVVVLLSDGEDHEGEYVAAARALNAAGVKLYAVAAGTLPGGPIPLPGGGVQKDRDGSFVLSRLRPETLREAAQAGGGEMVDIAALPARLATLPLQKSAAKPASSRQTQRERFQVPLALALALALLCAEPLLLFRGRP
- a CDS encoding BatD family protein; amino-acid sequence: MRFPLLSLCLMALMSPAAAGAEEAGPAAEPLRLELKLARARVYPRMPVPVTVRLMVRDAQLRGIGYPRLSHRTLQVGEFSLPAKRELVLEGATYTAYDFTTVVSARQSGSYRLGPAELEAELLSPASGAAAFFGATESKPVALKSQPLALTVLPVPMQGRPDGFTGAVGRFTVSVSARPREVSAGDPITVRTVIRGEGAEREFSCRPIEARGFRGYPPVQEKGAGELVCEQLMVPETGGAVEIPPVRISFFNPSAGRFGTAQSEALALKVRPAAAAAAALSDGSDRSDRSDRSDRSDRSDKSDKSDKSDRTGAFWLALSALAALAAAVLLCRRLRRQTPPSGDGRQGWLAAARSAHASGDASAFYSAAFRLLQRVGGERQGLPAAGWTGPLPEGAFGREQQESLAALLARCDRVRYGGEIPQPEQMAADLLLLEQAEGPSTAWENI
- a CDS encoding prenyltransferase/squalene oxidase repeat-containing protein, whose product is MKKLSLLMLSVVIAATVLIPPAFAAEKQKSVAVSKQDLSLKLEVENAIGKGLSWLALRQNSAGHWSQPEYPALSALVLTSFQGDPSGFYKRKYEPQIGKGYRYLLSNVRPDGGIYGKDLANYNTSISMMALLMSNNPEYEPVLKRARGFLVGLQDKRGDQFDGGIGYGGSYKNSDIVNTSFALEALHYTRYLKSDVAGEAEDLDWKAVVKFISRTQNLPGYNDQKWVTGDAENRGGFVYFPGDSKAGDKLLPDGRVALRSYGSGSYAGLLSYIYAQMDKNDPRVKEVYNWLSANYTLEENPGMGQEGLYYYYHTMAKALSTYGVDSIKLKNGKTVNWRTDLAKRFLDLQKEDGSWVNPTGRWWERDPVLVTSYSVLTLEILYRGL